Proteins encoded by one window of Arabidopsis thaliana chromosome 2, partial sequence:
- the FT1 gene encoding fucosyltransferase 1 (fucosyltransferase 1 (FT1); FUNCTIONS IN: transferase activity, transferring glycosyl groups, fucosyltransferase activity; INVOLVED IN: plant-type cell wall biogenesis, xyloglucan biosynthetic process; LOCATED IN: membrane; EXPRESSED IN: 23 plant structures; EXPRESSED DURING: 14 growth stages; CONTAINS InterPro DOMAIN/s: Xyloglucan fucosyltransferase (InterPro:IPR004938); BEST Arabidopsis thaliana protein match is: fucosyltransferase 7 (TAIR:AT1G14070.1); Has 329 Blast hits to 320 proteins in 18 species: Archae - 0; Bacteria - 0; Metazoa - 0; Fungi - 0; Plants - 326; Viruses - 0; Other Eukaryotes - 3 (source: NCBI BLink).), whose protein sequence is MDQNSYRRRSSPIRTTTGGSKSVNFSELLQMKYLSSGTMKLTRTFTTCLIVFSVLVAFSMIFHQHPSDSNRIMGFAEARVLDAGVFPNVTNINSDKLLGGLLASGFDEDSCLSRYQSVHYRKPSPYKPSSYLISKLRNYEKLHKRCGPGTESYKKALKQLDQEHIDGDGECKYVVWISFSGLGNRILSLASVFLYALLTDRVLLVDRGKDMDDLFCEPFLGMSWLLPLDFPMTDQFDGLNQESSRCYGYMVKNQVIDTEGTLSHLYLHLVHDYGDHDKMFFCEGDQTFIGKVPWLIVKTDNYFVPSLWLIPGFDDELNKLFPQKATVFHHLGRYLFHPTNQVWGLVTRYYEAYLSHADEKIGIQVRVFDEDPGPFQHVMDQISSCTQKEKLLPEVDTLVERSRHVNTPKHKAVLVTSLNAGYAENLKSMYWEYPTSTGEIIGVHQPSQEGYQQTEKKMHNGKALAEMYLLSLTDNLVTSAWSTFGYVAQGLGGLKPWILYRPENRTTPDPSCGRAMSMEPCFHSPPFYDCKAKTGIDTGTLVPHVRHCEDISWGLKLV, encoded by the exons ATGGATCAGAATTCGTACAGGAGAAGATCGTCTCCGATCAGAACCACTACCGGCGGTTCAAAGTCCGTTAATTTCTCCGAACTACTTCAAATGAAGTATCTCAGCTCCGGTACGATGAAGCTCACGAGAACCTTCACTACTTGCTTGATAGTCTTCTCTGTACTAGTAGCATTCTCAATGATCTTTCACCAACACCCATCTGATTCAAATCGGATTATGGGTTTCGCCGAAGCTAGAGTTCTCGACGCCGGAGTTTTCCCAAATGTTACTAACATCA attcTGATAAGCTTCTCGGAGGGCTACTTGCTTCTGGTTTTGATGAAGATTCTTGCCTTAGTAGGTACCAATCAGTTCATTACCGTAAACCTTCACCTTACAAGCCATCTTCTTATCTCATCTCTAAGCTTAGAAACTACGAAAAGCTTCACAAGCGATGTGGTCCGGGTACTGAATCTTACAAGAAAGCTCTAAAACAACTTGATCAAGAACATattgatggtgatggtgaatGCAAATATGTTGTGTGGATTTCTTTTAGCGGCTTAGGGAACAGGATACTTTCTCTAGCCTCGGTTTTTCTTTACGCGCTTTTAACGGATAGAGTCTTGCTTGTTGACCGAGGGAAAGACATGGATGATCTCTTTTGCGAGCCGTTTCTCGGTATGTCGTGGTTGCTACCTTTAGATTTCCCTATGACTGATCAGTTTGATGGATTAAATCAAGAATCATCTCGTTGTTATGGATATATGGTGAAGAATCAGGTGATTGATACTGAGGGAACTTTGTCTCATCTTTATCTTCATCTTGTTCATGATTATGGAGATCATGATAAGATGTTCTTCTGTGAAGGAGACCAAACATTCATCGGGAAAGTCCCTTGGTTGATTGTTAAAACAGACAATTACTTTGTTCCATCTCTGTGGTTAATACCGGGTTTCGATGATGAACTAAACAAGCTATTCCCACAGAAAGCGACTGTCTTTCATCACTTAGGTAGGTATCTTTTTCACCCAACTAACCAAGTATGGGGCTTAGTCACTAGATACTACGAAGCTTACTTATCGCATGCGGATGAGAAGATTGGGATTCAAGTAAGAGTTTTCGATGAAGACCCGGGTCCATTTCAGCATGTGATGGATCAGATTTCATCTTGTactcaaaaagagaaacttcTACCTGAAGTAGACACACTAGTGGAGAGATCTCGCCATGTTAATACCCCCAAACACAAAGCCGTGCTTGTCACATCTTTGAACGCGGGTTACGCGGAGAACTTAAAGAGTATGTATTGGGAATATCCGACATCAACTGGAGAAATCATCGGTGTTCATCAGCCGAGCCAAGAAGGTTATCAGCAGACCGAAAAAAAGATGCATAATGGCAAAGCTCTTGCGGAAATGTATCTTTTGAGTTTGACAGATAATCTTGTGACAAGTGCTTGGTCTACATTTGGATATGTAGCTCAAGGTCTTGGAGGTTTAAAGCCTTGGATACTCTATAGACCCGAAAACCGTACAACTCCCGATCCTTCGTGTGGTCGGGCTATGTCGATGGAGCCTTGTTTCCACTCGCCTCCATTCTATGATTGTAAAGCGAAAACGGGTATTGACACGGGAACACTAGTTCCTCATGTGAGACATTGTGAGGATATCAGCTGGGGACTTAAGCTAGTATGA